GCTATCTGCAAAAAGTTGTTGCGTCCTGAGAAGCGAACGACGGGTACTCGCACTTCCGCAGATAGAAAAATGCCGTTGTCTGTTAATAAAGCATCTTGACGATAGCCCCGGACGGAATCTAGACCCCCAATACCAATTTGTTCAAAGGGAACGAGTGGTCTATCTGCTAGTTGTAGATCACCTCGTAGCAGCAACAAAGTGTCGCGTGCTAATAAGCGTACCCACTGGGCTTGTCCTCTCCAAGAGACAAAACGAGTATCAGGGAAGGTTTCGTTGATAGTGGCATCAAAAAGATCAAGTCCGACACTGAATTGAGAACGCATGGCAAATACTTGCTGACTATCACGAGAAACCCACTCTTGAAAAAAGCGTACAGCTGTTACCCGCGTTTTTCCTTCTGTGTCTGTACCTGTCCCAGGAAAAGGAATTTCCCCATCTAAAAAGGTAGCTTTGCTACGACGATGGCTTGCTGTTATACCTAAGGCAAATTCTTGAGTCGGTTTTTGTAGTAGAGGCTGACGCAGCGTTAGTTCGTAGTAACTGGAGTTGGACTGAATATCTAAGACATCAAAGGGTCTTTCTACAACAGTGTTGTCAGAAAAACCGTAGCTAAGCGACAAAGTACCATTGCGGGGATTGAGGGGCAAAGTATAATTTATATCAAAGGCATTACTACCATCCGTATTGGCGTAAACGGCGCTAATGCTATCACCCCATCCAGACAGATTAGCTTCGTTTACTTGTATTTGCCGACGAAAACTGCCGACAGCAGGCGATCGCCCATTGTCCAAAATCAACTGTACGTTAAAACTATCGGCTTCCTTGACTTGTACTTCTAGTAAACTTTGTCCAGGGCGAGTTCCGGCTGATAGTTCTGCTGATAAGTTTGCAATTAAAGGATTGAGTTGCAATAATTGCAATGCTTCTAACAAGCGATCGCGGTTCAAGGGTGGTTTTGTGGCAATGGCAAGGCGACTTTGCAAATATTTAGGGTTAAGTCTGTGGGTACCTATTACTTTTATATCTTCTAGTCCCCCCTCAACTACCCTAATTTCCACTACACCATTCTGCAATTTTTGTGGTGGGATATAAGCTCCAGATGTAATGTAACCTTGATCTACATAAAATTGAGTAATTTTTGAACGAAGCTGAAATAGTTCTGCAAAGGTAATTGGACGATTAGCAAAAGGTTCAGTAATTTTGTCAAAGTCCTCAGGGCTAAAAACAGAACTGCCCGTGACTTTAAATTTTTTCACAATGATAGTTTGAGGAACTTCACCGCTTGGGGTTGGTTTTGGAGTTGGAGTTGTTGTATCCCGGGGTTGCAGTAATTCTTCTGGAGGCGGTAGAGGTTGTGGTGGTGACTGTTCTGGTAAGGGCTGAGTTGAGGGTGGTTTACCAGGTTCAGGTCTAATGTTTGGAACTTGAGCAGTTTTGTAAGCTGGTATTTGCGTTGTTTTATCTCGCTGCGCGAGGAAGGCAGAGGGCAGGAGGCATCTATGTTGAGTTGTCGGTTGAGCAGCCCTATTGCCGTCCGAGCTTTTGGGTTTAAGACCCCCGCTAAAACGAAGTTTAGCGGATACGAATTGCTGGTGGGTATGAATCCCCCAGGAACATCGCTGCTTGTGCCCTCTGCCTCCAGCATAGCTGCCTTCTTCATTTACTTGCGCTTTCAACGGCTTGATTGTTGTTGCACTAAAAATTACTACTATGCTCAACCAACACCAGTATTTATACATGTTTGATTGAAATTGAATTTTACTGGGCATGGTAAAAGCTATGTAACACGCATAAGTAGAGGTAATTAAACGTAGATGCTTGGACAACTATAAAAAAATTAATTTTTTACTAGCTGTTATTCCCTATATATCAATAATTCATCTTTACTAAGAATAATAAGAAAAAATTAACAAAATTAGTCTAGTTTTTAATCAAACTTTTTTGTAATACTTTTGATTTGATATTAGTTTGTTTTGAAATTGATTATTATTATCTAAGTTTGAGTATTCAAAAAATTAAAATTAACGAAGCCATATTCAAATCTAAATTTTCACAATGAAAAATTAAGTTGTTTATCACCATTTTATAGTTAAATCATATACTATTTTGTATTAAGTAAATACTTAATAATTAACATTATTATTTATACAATAACTTGTTAGTTTCAAAGCTTAAACTAAAAGGACTATAGTTGCAAGTACTTATCGCTTAAATAATATTAAAAAACTTACTTAAAGAATTAATGTATTAATTATAACTTAATTAATAAAAAATATACTATTAATAATTCTCTCAAAAATAAAGTTTATGTGTATAAATAATTATATGTATGTAACTTGAATTTTGCCACAATTTAGCCTGTGATGAAGCATGTGGGCCAGTCTAGTTGCGAATGGTTCATTGTTCTAGTTTGAGAATGTTTATCAAACTCACATTAATATAATTTAATAAGCAAAAACAATGATCGCCTGATTTTGCTACAACAGAACAGACAGGCGATCACTGATAAAAAACTAATTTTTGATAGCTATGTACTA
Above is a genomic segment from Fischerella sp. JS2 containing:
- a CDS encoding ShlB/FhaC/HecB family hemolysin secretion/activation protein, encoding MPSKIQFQSNMYKYWCWLSIVVIFSATTIKPLKAQVNEEGSYAGGRGHKQRCSWGIHTHQQFVSAKLRFSGGLKPKSSDGNRAAQPTTQHRCLLPSAFLAQRDKTTQIPAYKTAQVPNIRPEPGKPPSTQPLPEQSPPQPLPPPEELLQPRDTTTPTPKPTPSGEVPQTIIVKKFKVTGSSVFSPEDFDKITEPFANRPITFAELFQLRSKITQFYVDQGYITSGAYIPPQKLQNGVVEIRVVEGGLEDIKVIGTHRLNPKYLQSRLAIATKPPLNRDRLLEALQLLQLNPLIANLSAELSAGTRPGQSLLEVQVKEADSFNVQLILDNGRSPAVGSFRRQIQVNEANLSGWGDSISAVYANTDGSNAFDINYTLPLNPRNGTLSLSYGFSDNTVVERPFDVLDIQSNSSYYELTLRQPLLQKPTQEFALGITASHRRSKATFLDGEIPFPGTGTDTEGKTRVTAVRFFQEWVSRDSQQVFAMRSQFSVGLDLFDATINETFPDTRFVSWRGQAQWVRLLARDTLLLLRGDLQLADRPLVPFEQIGIGGLDSVRGYRQDALLTDNGIFLSAEVRVPVVRFSGRNNFLQIAPFVDFGNGWNDSGRSDFQVELDSNTLLSVGLGLRLQLQDNLTARLDWGIPLISIGSEEKDSWQENGLYFSIIANPF